The nucleotide sequence CAGCAGGTTAAACAGTTAATGTACTGGCTTGATCCGAACCTGCGATACGCCAAAAGGGAGGCAGATGTAATGGTGAGGTCCAGCTTCGCTGGAATGGCTGATTAAATTCTACTGTAGGTGTGAGCATTTGCTGCTGTGTGTTCAGGAGTACGCAGTCAACTGCCATGTCATCACCTGGGAGAGAATTCTCAGCCATTTTGACATCTTTGCGTTCAGCCATTTTTGGGGTTGGGGCATGAAGGCCCTCCTGATCCGAAGCTACGGCCTCTGCTGGACCATCAGTATTACCTGGGAGCTCACCGAGGTACCGCATGTTGTCATATTCTACACGGGGTGTTACATCTGCGAGATTCATCTCACATGTGGTTCCTTCAGCTCTTCTTCATGCATCTGCTGCCTAACTTTGCCGAGTGCTGGTGGGACCAGGTGATTCTGGACATCCTCTTGTGTAACGGCGGGGGCATCTGGCTGGGCATGACGGTGTGCCGCTTTCTGGAGATGAGAACTTACCACTGGGCCAGTATTAAGTATGTCCTGGGaagttaaaaatgaaaaaaaaaaaaaagttccatgaCTATGTTCCTAGCTCATAACactctcaaatcatctttccctattaaaatgaatggaaatgccatgtACCTGATCCAgcccaaaaaataaatttttaaatatttttttaagaacAAATACAGTACTCTACAGTCTACCTATAGTAGTAATACATTTAAATAGAATGcaaagaataaaacattttttgtttcaGTTCAGTAGACATTGTGCTGGCTCTTCCTGTTCTGTTCTTGACCACACGAGGGCAGTGCAGTACATAGAAATAAAATCCCCCAGTAAGGCGCGGTAATTAAAGTCGTTCTGTTGCCCCAATGTTAAATACTCATTGTTCATTGTAATTATTGTGTGCACACTAAACTTGAATTGATTCTCCcaacagagacattcacaccaccacgggcaagatcaagcgagcagtTTTACAGTTCACGCCAGCCAGCTGGACCTACGTGCGCTGGCTGGATCCAAAGTCTTCCCTGCAGCGAGTGATGGGCGTCTATCTCTTCATGATCATCTGGCAGGTAGGTCCTTCTCGTCATCTCCACGCTGGCTAGTCGAGGATCAGCCGGTGTAGTAAATCCGGGCTAATCTAATTGCTGCCTGGATGAACTCTAAAAGCCAACTCGCTCGGATCTATTTAACGCACGGGTGTCCTGCTGTCTGCGCATTAACACTTAATCCCATAAAGAGGGCGGATTACTCAGATGCAATTAAAGAGGGTGCGATTTTTCAGAGCCATGCTTTTTCTCTGCCATGGCAACACGCTGAGGGTTTTATTTTGCACACTAATGGAACACTATCATCATGCACTTGGCCTCGCCTCTCTGGAGGCGCCACAGTAATTACCAATCTTGAAGAATGGATCAGCATGAGGACCGTGGAGCCGGTCCACTTTCAAAGGCTCCGAGCCAAATGAGGGAAGAACACTGCAGTGGGTCTTGACTCTCATTatgaagctagctagctagcttagcTCGGTTTTGTTACATTCAGCCATCGGAATAAAAGTGTGTTGTTGCAGATGTTGTCTCAAAAGATACATTATTTCTtgtaaatagataaaaaaaataaagataatttTCTGCAACACACCAAAATAATGACCGAATGATTAATTGTGAAATGATGACTTCAGGCATGGTGAAATATTAACAATCTTTTATTGTCTGCCTTCCAGCTGACCGAGCTAAACACGTTTTTCCTCAAGCACATATTCGTCTTTCCGGCAAGCCACGCCCTCAGCTGGTGTCGGATCCTGTTCGTGGGCATCATCACCGCGCCAACAGTCAGGTGAAACGCTCGTGCGTCTATAGCGCAAAACATTTACGTCTTTAGTTCTTCTCGGTCTAACttgatgttttgtttgcttCAGGCAGTATTACGCGTATCTCACAGACACCCAGTGTAAGAGAGTTGGAACTCAGTGTTGGGTTTTTGGGTAAGTTTGCCACAAAGGTCCTTTTAATTTATGTGAATAAATGTTAACTGCTGCAAGCTTTTTTTTCACCGTGTTGAATTGATTGAGAATTGTAAACATAGCCGGAGGCTTGTTTACTCATATTACTAACCCACAAATCATTCTGGCATGTGAAGCAACTCAATGTTGATTTATTTCTGAGTGTTAAAAGCCTTGTCGtctaatttttgttttgttcttttcacCTTGCCCAGGGCGATAGCCTTTCTCGAGGCGCTGGCGTGTATCAAATTCGGACAGGAGCTGTTTTCCAAAACCCAGATCCTCTACGTGGTCCTCTGGCTGCTGTGTTTGGTAagatcagcattttttttttgtgttgatagTAAACTAGCGCACTCTTCTGCTAACAGTATTCACTTTCCAAGCAaccatttgttattatttttttggggggaaataaaATGCCTTGTTAATTACATATCTCATATTGAACTGTTTCTAGGCCTTCATTACATTCCTGTGTTTGTTTGGGATGGTGTCGTGCGCAGAGAACTATGGCCCAAGAGGAAAGGTATgctttattttgctttgtttgtcttaagtaaaaagacaaatgtatatttatataaaagTGACATCATTTTGTGGGTCAGGCCCATTTAAGTATTGAGTTGATTGGCTCTGAAAAAGTGAAGAAACATACTGATACTATCTTCTGGTTTGCTAAGCTAGCATTTGAAAGGCGCATGCTAAATGTCCGCTTGTCTTCCGCAGAACTTATCCGAATGCGAGGACGCCAATTTTGAGTTTTCTGATGATGCGCCAGAAGATCATAAAGGTAAAGtga is from Syngnathus scovelli strain Florida chromosome 9, RoL_Ssco_1.2, whole genome shotgun sequence and encodes:
- the ptdss1a gene encoding phosphatidylserine synthase 1 isoform X2, yielding MASMYSRGSHTLSKDDVNYRMHFRMINEQQVEDITIEFFYRPHTITLLTCTVLCLTYFAFVRDDGNPDSNLWVGLILVISFFLVISVLAFPNGPFTRPHPAIWRIVFGLSVLYFLFLVFIIFLNWQQVKQLMYWLDPNLRYAKREADVMEYAVNCHVITWERILSHFDIFAFSHFWGWGMKALLIRSYGLCWTISITWELTELFFMHLLPNFAECWWDQVILDILLCNGGGIWLGMTVCRFLEMRTYHWASIKDIHTTTGKIKRAVLQFTPASWTYVRWLDPKSSLQRVMGVYLFMIIWQLTELNTFFLKHIFVFPASHALSWCRILFVGIITAPTVRQYYAYLTDTQCKRVGTQCWVFGAIAFLEALACIKFGQELFSKTQILYVVLWLLCLAFITFLCLFGMVSCAENYGPRGKNLSECEDANFEFSDDAPEDHKEIEVGGPKSRLRKKKSAKLNSVNGVENQ
- the ptdss1a gene encoding phosphatidylserine synthase 1 isoform X1 translates to MASMYSRGSHTLSKDDVNYRMHFRMINEQQVEDITIEFFYRPHTITLLTCTVLCLTYFAFVRDDGNPDSNLWVGLILVISFFLVISVLAFPNGPFTRPHPAIWRIVFGLSVLYFLFLVFIIFLNWQQVKQLMYWLDPNLRYAKREADVMEYAVNCHVITWERILSHFDIFAFSHFWGWGMKALLIRSYGLCWTISITWELTELFFMHLLPNFAECWWDQVILDILLCNGGGIWLGMTVCRFLEMRTYHWASIKDIHTTTGKIKRAVLQFTPASWTYVRWLDPKSSLQRVMGVYLFMIIWQLTELNTFFLKHIFVFPASHALSWCRILFVGIITAPTVRQYYAYLTDTQCKRVGTQCWVFGAIAFLEALACIKFGQELFSKTQILYVVLWLLCLAFITFLCLFGMVSCAENYGPRGKNLSECEDANFEFSDDAPEDHKAEIEVGGPKSRLRKKKSAKLNSVNGVENQ